The sequence AATTCAATTTTACTAACAACTCGGTGTTGTCTAATTTTTCACCTTCTTGGAGAAATTTTAAAGCTTTTTCATATTGTTTGGTCAAAATATAGCAATAACCTATTGAATTGTAATCTAATGCTGTGGCTTTTCCTTCATTGATAATGATATTCAATTTTGGAATTGCTTCGTTGTATTTTTGTTTCTTAATTAATGATGAAGCTTGACTTCTAAGATCATTAAAGACATTTTTTGAAATATCGGCATCTTTGTAACATGCGTTTCCAAAGTCTTTATAAACTTTGTTTTTCTCTATTGGAAGCAGTTTTTGAAATTCAGTATAACGGTATTGTTTTATGATTTTGTCTAAAATGCAAACACAAAAATCATCAGAATTGGCCATTTTTTGCGCCATAGTCGATGTCTTACATAGGCTTATAATCTCATTTTTATTGTCTTGATTCCAACCGCGGTTTAGTTTGACATCTACCCAAGGCACAACTTCTAAAACTATTTTTTGCTTTAAAAGCCAATTTTTGCTGTGAAATCCAAACCAAATATTGCTGGTGTTTTGTCCTAAGCAAGAAGATTTATCTAATGACAAACGTTTAGCATCTTTGCTTAAAGGCTCTTCTTGAGAATAACATGCTTTGTCTATTTTTCCGTCTTCTATGTATTTTTTTGCCGTTTCGCTTGAAGTGAACAACGAATACGTACAAGTATCATCTCCTGAAATTTTAGACATCAAAAAAACAGCTCCAGCAGAACCTTGGCTAATTCCCGTTGGATCTGGAATTGATTTTAAAACAGAAACCAAGCTATTTGCCATTTGCTGATTTTCATCCAAAAGTGTTATTCTGTAAACTATTTCTGTTGTCCCAACTGGCAAATCTTCAGTTTTCAGAACGATTCGATCTCGGGCAGAAACGATGATTTCTTTTGTTGTTGCACGTTCTTTATCCCAATAGCCCTCTTTTTGAGCAAAAGCATTTAGAGAAAAAGCAATTAAAAGAGATAATACTGTTTTTTTAAAAGTCATATTAAATGGTCGTTTTTTGGCCACGAATTGCATAAATCTCACTAATTTTTATTGTTGCCAATTTTATGATTTGAAATAAACTTAGTAAAAATTATGCCAAATTATTTGTCTTGAAATCGAGTGCCCTAGCCCCGATTACTTCACTATTGTTTTATTTTAACTGGAGTTCAGTGAACTTCGTTTGAGGCGGTATCTCCCGTTTTAGAAAAACAAGGCTTTTTGAGCCGTAGTTTTTGTTAATCGGGAATTTAGCCGAAAGCGGGATTAGCTCCTACTTTCGACTACATTCAAAATCAGTATGTTTTTATAACTCGATTGATTCGCCAATTGCCAATAACATCAAATCTTTTCCTTTATCAAAGAATTTTTTGATTGCTTCTTCATGATTGATTTCAATGTACCCAAAAGTATCAAAATGATAGCCAAGAACTTTGTCACATTCTAAAAAATCTGAGGCGATAATAGCATCTTCGATATCCATTGTGAAATTATTTCCAATCGGAAGTATTGCTAAATCTAATTCTGTTCGCAACGGAATCAATTTCATATCCATTGTAAGAGCAGTGTCTCCGGCGATGTAAATGTTTTTATGTTCGCTTTCAATTACAAACCCGCCTGGATTTCCTCCGCTAGCGCCGTCAGGAAAAGTACTCGAATGAATAGCATTTACATATTTAACTTTTCCAAAATCGAATTTCCAGCTTCCGCCATGATTCATTGGATGTGTATTAAATCCTAATTTTGCATAATAACTTGCAATTTCTGCATTTGACACAATAACTGCATTAGTCAGTTTTGCAAGAGCTTGAACGTCTAAAACGTGATCGCTGTGCGCGTGTGTCAGTAAAATATAATCTGCTTTTAAATCCCTTAGATCGATTGAAGCTGCCGCAGGATTTGCCGTAATAAAGGGATCAACAATAATATGTTTTCCTCCAACTTCGATGCCTAAAGAAGCGTGTCCGTAAAATGTTATTTTCATGATCTTATTTTTTAAATTGAACTTGATTATCTTCCTCCAAGAAAAAGATTAACGATAATATCTGAAATTAGTGAAATCATGCAGATTACTAATAATAGCGAAAGCAAAAAAGTACTTAGCGCCACTTTTTTTAATTCTGGATCTAAAAGCTTAGGATCCTGATTTTTAGAAACCGTAATTAGATGTTTGGTTAAAGGAATATAAGCCAGCAAAAATAAATACTGATCAAAATTATAATCACTTAAAATTGCAAAAACAACTACCAAAATCATTGCGGTAATAATCAAAGTGAAATGATATACCTTAGCTTTTGCTCCACCAATTTGAACTACAATGGTGTTTTTTCCAGATTTTCGATCTGATTCTTCATCACGCATATTGTTCAAATTCAACACTGCAACACTCAGCAAACCAATTGCAATCGCAGGCAGAATTAAAAGTGGCTCAACTTCTTTCGAATATAAAAAATTGACCCCCAGCGTACTTACTAATCCGAAGAATATGAAAACGAAAACATCGCCAAATCCTTTATATCCATATGCTGAATTTCCTACTGTATATTTAATTGCAGCGACAATTGCAGCAATTCCTAACAATAAAAAGAAAATTGAATATCCAAAATTGTCTTTACCAAATGCAAAGTAAATCAGAATTATAGCCGATAAAAGCGTTAATAACGAAGTAATTATTATTGCTTTTTTCATAGCTTGAGGCGTGATTTTACCGCTTTGAATAGCACGCTGTGGCCCTACTCTGTCGGCATTATCAGTACCTTTTACGCCGTCACCATAGTCATTGGCAAAATTGGACAAAACCTGCAAGCCTAATGTTGTTAAAAGTGCAAAACCAAAAATTTTCCAGCTAAATACTTCTGTTGGCGTATTAATTGTTTCTGTTGGGTTTGATAAAGCGTAAATGCTTCCAACGATAATTCCAGAAACTGATAAAGGCAATGTGCGCAGTCGTGCGGCTTCAATCCAATGTTTCATATATTAATTTTAGATTTTAGAATATAGATTTTAGATTATTATATTCTGATTAAAAATTATAGATAAAAAAATCTAAAATCAGAAATCAGAAATCTAAAATTATTTATGGCAACCATTTATTTTCGCCAAAGTTTGGTTTTCTTTTTTCTAAAAAGGCATTTCTTCCTTCTTTAGCTTCTTCTGTCATGTAAGCTAAACGAGTTGCTTCTCCGGCAAAAACTTGCTGTCCAACCATTCCGTCATCTGTCAAGTTCATAGCGAATTTCAACATTTTTATAGAAGTTGGCGATTTTTGAAGAATTTCTTGAGCCCACTCATAAGCAGTAGCTTCAAGCTCATCATGAGGAATTACGGCATTTACCATTCCCATTTCAAAAGCTTCTTGCGCTGAGTAGTTTCTTCCTAAAAAGAAAATTTCACGAGCTTTTTTCTGTCCAACCATTTTAGCCAAATAAGCAGATCCGTAACCTCCGTCAAAACTTGTAACGTCAGCATCTGTTTGTTTAAAAATAGCGTGTTCTTTACTTGCCAAAGTCATATCACAAACCACGTGCAAGCTGTGTCCGCCTCCTACAGCCCAACCCGGAACTACTGCAATGACTACTTTTGGCATAAAACGAATTAATCGCTGCACTTCAAGAATGTTTAAACGATGTTGTCCATCGTCACCCACATACCCTTGGTGTCCGCGAGCATTTTGATCTCCGCCGCTGCAAAAAGAATACACACCATCTTTAGTTGACGGGCCTTCGGCAGAAAGCAAAACCACGCCAATTGACGTATCTTCTTGTGCATCGTAAAAAGCTTGGTAAAGTTCTGAAGTTGTTTTTGGACGAAAGGCATTTCTAACATTTGGTCTATTAAAAGCAATTCTGGCAACTCCATTACATTTTTTATAGGTTATATCTTCAAATTCTCTGGCAGTAATCCAATCCATTTTATTTGTTTGTTTTATAATTATAGTGTAAAAATAAAGCATTTTTACATTTTTACCTACTCAATTTAATTTAAGTCTTGCACCAAAACAACTCCGAATGTTAACAATTGGTATTTACTTACAAAAAATAACACTTTTTAACATTAGTTTTAAAAAATAATAATTAATTTTACACCCTAGAAATCAACGAGATACAATTTATTTTGTTGATATAAGATTGATTTTCTTTCACTGATTTATTAACCTAAAAAATGATTTTTTTGAGAAAATTTAAAAAATTTGTCGCTCATTTTTTTACGGTTTTAATTAGTAAAAAAACCTTAAACAGTGAGCAAATGATTTATGCGTTTGTTAAAACTTCAAAAAGGCGATAGTAGCACCTACGGTTAAACAATAGAATTGTTCAATGTAATTAGTATAAAAGATTGATTACGAAAAGAGGAAAAAATACTAACTGAAACTTTCTAAAAGTTATTTTATCAAACCAAATGGATTAGCCGTGAAATCGAGCTTTTGCAAATCAAAATGAATGTATCAATTGTTTAAAAGACATACCCATGATGAAAAGTAATTTCTAAAAGCAATAAAGCTATTATTTTTTAAATGGATTCGAATTATTTTATTTCTGTTTTTTTTTAATTACAATTTTTTTTAAAACTAGAATAAAAAGAGAGAGGCTGCTTGTAATGAGCAGCCTTTCTTGTTGGGTGAAATTCCAAAAAAAAATAAAATTGCTTCACCAGTTCGCTAACGCTCGGGTCCAAATTCCAGTAAAATTTAGAATTTGGAATTTGGAATTTTGAAATATTGTGATTTAACCTTTTAGTTTTCTTTTACAAGATAAATCCCGTCTTCTTTGATTTCAATAAGCTTCTCTTTATACAAAGCGCCGATTGCTTTTTTAAAGGTCTTTTTGCTCATTTTCAATACTGTTTTAATATCTTCAGGATGTGAGTTGTCATTTAGCCTCAAGAAACCTCTATTTGCTCTTAATTCTCCTAAAATCTTCTCGGCGTTCGGTTCAATGCTTTCATAACCTTGAACTTGCAGCACAACATCTATTTTATTGTCGGGACGAATATTTTTAATATAGCCACGCATTCTGTCTCCAGTTCGGATCGAATCATCATAGACTTCATCTTTATACAAAAGACCTTTGTGCTGCTCATTAATGATGACATTAATTCCCATGTCTGTAATATGCGAAACAATCAAATCAACTTCTTCACCTTTTTCAACCGTCAAATGATCGTTGCTCAAAAACTGATTTGTTTTGCTCGACGCCACCAAACGATTCGTTTGTTTATCCATATACAAATAAACCAAGTAACGTTTTCCTTTTTCCATTGGGCGCGCTTGTTCTTTAAACGGAACAAGAATGTCTTTTTCCATTCCCCAATCCATAAAAGCGCCCACTTGATTGATGTAATTTACTCTCAAAAGCGCAAATTCATTCAACATTATATAAGGTTCAAGCGTTGTCGCCACTGGTCGTTGTTCGTGATCCAAATAAACAAAAACAACAAGCTCTTCGCCTATTTCAAATTCATTTGGGACATATTTATTTGGAAGCAAAACATCATGAATTCCGTCAGGATCATTTTCAGGATTTCCTAAAAACAAGCCAACTTTAGTATCACGCAATATTTTTAGTGCATTGTATTTTCCTATTTTAAGCATATTCTTTAAGTTCTAGGGTGCAAATGTACGAAGTTTGGGAATGGTAAACCGAAAAATGTTAAAGAACGCCGCATTTTGTCATAGTTTATTCCTTTTAATTACATTTGAAAACCTATAATTAACACCAAATAAATGAAAAAGACCCTTATCTATGCTGCTTTCGCATTTTTAATTTTCACTCAAGCTTCTGTATCCCAAGTTTCTGAAGACCCGGAAATAAAGAAAATGATCAGCGAAATCAAAGCTGAAAATCTCGAAGCAACTATCAACAAATTAGTTTCTTTTGGAACAAGACATACTTTAAGTGATCCAAAAAACAAAACAAAAGGAATTGGTGCGGCGCAACAATGGGTGAAATCTGAGTTTGATAAATTTGCACTGGAATCTAATGGCCGATTAACTTCTGAAATTGATTATTTTGACGTTAAAGCAGATGGCAAAAGAATCAATGTTGACAGTAAGATTGGAAATGTAATGGCCACTTTAAAAGGAACAGATCCAAATGACAATCGTATAATTATTATAAGCGGACACCTAGATTCAAGAGTTTCTGATGTTATGAATATCAAATCAAATGCTCCAGGAGCGAATGATGATGGTTCTGGCGTTGCTGCTGTGATTGAATTAGCAAAAGTGATGAGCAAAAGATCTTTTCCAGCAACCATTATTTTTGTTGCCGTAACTGGTGAAGAGCAAGGATTAATTGGTGCGCGACATCTTGCAGAAAAAGCAAAAGAAGGCAAATGGAATATTATTGCGATGCTTAATAATGATATGATTGGAAATAGCTTGTCTAGCGGCACCAATTTGAGAGACAATACTCAAATTCGTATTTTCAGTGAAACTATTCCGTATCTAGAAACTGAAGAGGAAGCTAAAATGCGTAAAGCAATAAGTCGTGATAATGATAGTCCGTCAAGGCTTTTGGCTCGATACATCAAAACTGTTACTGAACAATATGTAGATCAGCTGAAAGTAAAATTAGTTTATAGAAATGACCGTTTTTTGCGTGGTGGAGATCATACGCCATTTAGCCAAAATGGTTTTACGGCAGTTCGTTTTTGCGAAATGAATGAAAATTTCGATCATCAGCATCAGGATTTGAGAACTGAAAACAACATAAAATATGGCGATTTGCCTGAATTTATGGATTTTGACTATTTGAGAAAAAACACTTGTTCAAACTTGGCAACATTAGCAAATCTTGCTTCGTCTCCAAAAGCTCCTGAAAATGTTGGAATTGAGGTTAAAAAACTTTCTAATTCATCTACTTTGATTTGGTCTGCTCCAGAAGGAAAAGCGCAATATGGCTATCAAATTTTAATGAGAGAAACTTCATCTTCACATTGGGAAAAAACAATTTTTGTAAAAGATACACAGGCAGAAATTCCATATTCTAAAGATAATTACTTTTTTGCTGTACAAACGGTAGATGCTTTAGGACATTCAAGTTTGCCGATTTTCCCTATTCCTATTAAATAAGATTATTTTAAAAATAAAAAGCGCCAATAGGCGCTTTTATTTTTTTACTTGTTGTAAACACTTTCTTTTTTAAAGTGGATTGTCAATAAATAATATACAACCGCCCTGTATTTGTGTTTGTTGGCATGACCGTATTTTTCGATCACAGCATTAATACCGGCATCTAAATCTGGACCGTCTTTCAATCCTAATTTTTTGATCAAAAAGTTTTTCTTTACTGTGTCTAATTCAGATTGTTGCGAAGATGCAACTGTAGAGGCATCAGCATTATAAATAGATGGCCCACAGCCAATCGTTACTTTTGTCAACAAATCCATGTTTGGCGATATACCGCATTTCTCTTTTAAATCTGCCGCATACTTTTTAATTAATTCTTCTCTTGCGCTCATAATTTTAATATTGGTTACAATTAATGCAGCCAATTTAAAATAAAATATGGATTTAAAATAAATTTTAACACAATTTAACTTACAAAAAAAATCAAATCAATTCTTTAAAATACTGTTTCAGAATGACATCATTTTCAGCAGTTGGAGTAAATATTTCAAAAAGAACCGGAGTATTGTCTTGAGAGTAAAAAGTATTGATGTTTTCACGTAGTGATTTATTATCAGAAGCCTTTAAATACTCAAACCCATACATTTTCGCCAAATGTTCAGCAGTCAATTGATGCGAAGTCTCAAAATAAGTATTGAAAACAGGTTTCTCTTCATGTCCAGGCAAAATTCTGAAAATTCCTCCCCCACCATTATTGATTAAAATAATTTTGAAGTTTTTTGGGATATAAGAATTCCATAAGGCATTGCTGTCATATAAAAAGCTGATATCGCCGGTTATAAAAATCCCTTGTTTCTTGCTGCCTACGGCAGCACCAATTGCCGTTGATGTACTTCCATCGATTCCGCTCGTTCCTCTGTTGCAGAAAACTTCAATCGATTCATCAATATCAATTAATTGTGCATATCGAATGGCAGAACTGTTACTAATTTGTAATTGGCTGTTTTTTGGCAATGATTTAATGATTTCGTCAAAAACTTTAAAATCTGAAAAGGGTATTTTTTGCAAATATTCGTTACGTTTTGCTTTTCGCAAATCATACACTTTTTTGATTTCAGAAAAATAATTGCTTTTTGTAAACTCCGTTTTTGCAAATAATTCAGTGAAAAAATTATTTGGCTTCATTACAAAATGCTGCGTCAAGGCGCCAAAAGTATCGTATGCACGCAAAGCGTCTATATGCCAATGCTGTTTTGGTTTATATTTTCGCAAAAATCCTTTGATTCTTTTAGAAACAATCATTCCCCCAAAAGTGATTAAAATTTCAGGCTCAAGAGCTTTGAAATCAGCATCATCAAAAGGCGTAATTAAAGTGTCAATACTACTAACAAAATGAGGATGATGCAAATTAGAAGTCGTTTCGGTCAATACTACAACTGATGGATCATTGGCTAAATTTTCAATAATTGCATTATCAATTGTATTCGCTTCATTTACGCCAACTAAAACAAGTTTACGTTTAGCTTTATTCCAAATAGAAACAAATTCAGCTTCATTTTCAATGGTTTTTGTTCCGATTATTTCCTCAGAATTTGTGATTTTAGATTGAACAGAAAGCGTTTCAACAGTTTCGTATAAAGGTTCTTCAAAAGGCGCATTAATATGAACTGGCCCTTTTTGAAGAATGGAAGTTTCAATCGCTTTATTGATTTTCAAATCATTTTCAACAGAAGCTTCTTCGGTTAAATTGGCATTGAAAACGGAGTGATTCAAGAAAACATTTTCCTGACGAATGGTCTGTCCGTCGCCAATATCAATCTTGTTTTGCGGGCGATCTGCAGAAATTACGATTAAAGGGATTTGACTATAAAAAGCTTCGGCTACAGCCGGATAATAATTCAATAATGCTGATCCTGAGGTACAAACAACCGCTGTTGGTTGTTTGGTTTGTTGTGCAATTCCTAAAGCAAAAAATGCTGCACAACGCTCATCAGCTATGCTGTAACATTTAAAATTTGGATTTTGTGCAAATCCTATCGTTAAAGGTGCGTTTCGTGAACCTGGAGAAATTATAATGTTTGTTATTCCTTTTGCTGAACAAATTTCGATAATGCTTTGTGCAAGCGGTATTTTGGGGTAAATCATTCCTGTGGCGTATTATTTTTTAAAGAAAATTAATGAAACTAAAACTTTCTTTTACTATTACAAAGTTACAAACTTCGTAATTGATTTAACTTATAAATGGCAAGATATTAAGAAACATTCTCAAAAAAGGGAATATATTTGTAAAAGTGAATTTGTACTAAAAATATACACCTTATGCGTTTACTTTACATTGTCATCCTTTTTCTTTCACTACAAACCGTAAGTTCTCAAAATCAGTTTGTTCCAAATGATACGCCATATAAAACCGCATTAGAAAAAGCAAAAACGGAAGGAAAACCGCTTTTTATAATGCTTTACGCCGATTGGTGCCCGCATTGCAATCAAATGAAAAAAGAGGTTTTCAGCAATCCTGACGTAATGGCTTTTTTAAACGAAAACTATGTTTGTATTTGGAAAAATATTGAAAAAGATGAAGGAATAACTTTGAAGGACAAATACAAAACAAAATCGCTGCCTACATTTTTGTTTTTGGATTCGAATGAAACGCTTTTATATGCCTTGAAAGGCGAAATGAAAACGCCTGAGTTTATGATCGAGGCAAAATATGCGCTGAATTCCCGAATGCAATTGCCTTATTTAGAAAAAGAATTCATGTCAGATCCGAGTAATTCTGATAAATTTTTTGCTTATTTAAGTACGCTCAAAAAAGGAAAGGATCGAACTGAATTATCGCCAGCAACTCATATTTATTTAAAAACACAATCTGATGCACAATTAGTTAGTGAAACCAATTGGAGAATTATTGCTAATGGCGTTACTGATATTAATTCAAGGGAATTTCAATACGTTTTAAAACATCAAAAAGAATTTGCAACTGTTGCTTCTCAAAGTCGTGTAGACCGTAAAATTGAAAGTATTGTAACCGAATTACTTCGCCCTTACGTTGATAATTTAGATACTGTAAATTATTTTAAACAAAGAGAAGTTGCAAAATCGATTCGTTTGCAAAAAACGGATTCGTTAGTTTTTAAATTTGATCTAACGTTGGCAGAACGAACAGAAAAATGGCAGTTTTACAAAAGAGTGACGCTTGAAAATACTCAAAAATTAGTTTGGAATGATGCCGGCTTTTTGAAAGATATCGGCCAGACTTATTTAAAACATATTAATGATACAGAAAGTTTGAAAAAATCAATTTTCTGGGTGAAACGTTCGTTGGAAATCAATGATTCGTATGATGGAAATTTATTGATTGCCCGACTTTACAATAAAATCAAAGACAAAACAATGGCGTTGCAATATGCCAAAGATGCCAAAGTAATTTGTACCGAAATGACTTGGGATCCTAAAGAAGTTGATGCTTTAATAACTGAACTAAACAAAAAATAACCAAAAAAATACCGCAGAAATTACCATGGAAGTTACATTAAGACCCGCAACTGAAAATGACTTGCAAAAAATTCTTGAAATTGTAAATCATTCTATTTTGCATACAACTGCAAATTATAGTTATGATATTCAAACACTTGAAGTGCAGACAAAATGGTTTGAAGATAAAAAATCTAAAAACCTGCCAATCGTAGTTGCCGATTTAGATGGTGAAGTGGTAGGTTTTGGAAGTTATGGGCAGTTTCGTGAAAAAATTGGCTATCAATATACAGTCGAACATTCTGTTTATGTAGTTGACAATGTAATAGGAAAAGGTATTGGATCTAAATTATTAACTGAATTAATTCGTTTAGCAAAAGAACAAGGCTATCACGTTATGATTGGCGCAATCGACGCAGATAACGCAGGAAGCATTGCTTTTCATGAACGCTTCGGATTTGTAGCAACAGGAACAATCCGAGAAGTTGGATATAAATTTGATCACTGGCTGGATTTAGTTTTTATGCAGTTGATATTAAAATAGTTATAACATCTTCATCTTTGTCAGGCTGAGCGAAGTCGAAGTCTCAGTTGCTGAATCACTTTGCGGGACTTCGACTTCGCTCAGTCTGACATCTGACTAAACCACTCTGCACTGAAAGTGCAGAGGTTTGTTTGACGAGGGACTGAAAGTCCCTTTTTCTATTTCATTCAAGAATGAAATTTGAATCATCATCATTATCTTTCCTTCTATGATGCTCCAGATATTCATTTACCATTTCATCAGTTATATTTCCTGTACTCCAAACTCCATAACCACTTGCCCAAAAATGTTGTCCCCAGTAACGTGCGTGAAGTTCTGGAAACTCCATTTGCAATTTCCTTGAAGTACGACCTTTGAAACTTTTTAAAATTGAACTTACATTTTGCTTTGGCGCATACTCAATATGCATGTGAACGTGATCTGCGCTCACAACTCCTTTCAAAATTTCTATCCCTTCCGCTTCGCATATTTGTATCAAAAGTTCACGACAGCGCTTTTGGATATCACCTTTCAAAACCTTAAACCTATATTTCGTAACCCAAACAACATGACATGTTAATCTGCTTACTGTGTGCGAACCTTTTCTTAATTCTGTAGCCATAAATTAAAGATAAAGATTTTTTCGCATTACTAAAGTACTGCAATAAATTGCAGGGTTTTTAACCCAAATCTGAGACCAATAAAACAAAAAAATCCACAAACTTGAATTTCTTCAAATTTGTGGATTTTTTTTATTTTTAAGCTAAGAATTAACTTTTAATCCAATTGATTACTTCTGCATCTGTAACTAATGTTTTAGGTTTGATTACTTTGACCAATTGCCCTTTTTCATTAATTAAATATTTTTGAAAATTCCATTCCACTTCTGAATCTTGCACTCCGTTTTTAGATTTTTGAGTCAAGAATTTGTAAACCTCGCACATATCATCACCTTTTACCGAAACTTTATCCATCATTGGAAAAGTTACGCCATAATTCAATTGGCAAAATGTAGCAATTTCTTCATTTGTTCCTGGCTCCTGCCCTGCAAAATTATTTGCCGGAAAACCTACAATTACAAAGTTTTTGTCTTTGTATTCTTTGTAAACTGCCTCAAGATCTTTGTACTGTGGCGTAAGTCCACATTTTGAAGCTGTATTGACAATCATTACTTTTTTTCCTTTTAAGGAAGCAAAATCAAAAGTCTTTCCTGACAAATCTTCAACTTTGAACTGGTAAATTGTTCCTTCTGCCATGTTTTTTTCTGTTTTAGATTTTTTATTACTCGATTGAGCCTGAGTTTGTGCAAAAACCATAAAGAGGGCGCTGCACATCAAAAATGCTATTTTTTTCATTGTTTAATTTTTTATAAAATTAGTTAAAATCTGATTTACAATGTGGCTTTGTTACTTTTATTTTCTATTAAAGATTCGTTAAAAAAATGAAGCCTAACGTTAATCAGACGTTAGGCTTCCCCCCATACAAACAAATCAAACCATGAATTAATTACTATGCCTTTTTTTATTTTTATTTTAAATATAGTTGATGCCTCCCGGTTATAACGAAAATTAATTTCAACCCCTAATTCGTATTTTAATGACTTTTTTAATGGCGTGTATGGATTTTTACTATTTATAAATTGAAAATACGGCTTAATAAATTTTCTATTTGGAAGTCCGAGGACACCAACTATTAAACTTTAATAATCAAATATTATTCATCAGAATTTCGAAATGAACGTTCTGTCTGTCTTTTTTAAAATCATTTTTAGAGAATTTTGTAAGTGCCAAAACATTTGTAAGAGCTACAATCAATATTTTAAAAAAAATTACCTTATTCATGATCCTATATTTTTATTTATTGAGATTTTATTTACACTTTTAACTCCAAAAACATTCTTTTTTCTAAACTTATTTTTAGAATTTCTAGAACCGTTGTTCTCAAATTCTCCCCGTTTTATGGGTGATTTTGCTATTATTATGCATTTAGATTTTCTTTTATAATAGCATTTACGTAATTGGATTGCATTTGGTTTTAAAAAATCGAAAAAAAAATTAAAAAAAACTTTAAATATTTTTCAAACCCTAATGTTTACTAGGTTTTTGGCTGTTAAAAAAATAGAATTTTCACAAAAAAATAAATTATCTTTATCTCAGGTAATAAAATAATGTAAGAATTAATTATTTGTTTAAGCTTTAAAATCCAAATCTATGAGTCAAGAAGAGTTATTAGTTTTAATTTACAAAAAAGACGAAAGAGCTTTTACCCATCTGTACGATATGTACTCGAAAAGTTTGTTTTCGGTCATTAGTGTACTAATCAAAAATCGCGAAGAAGCCGAAGATGTTTTGCAAGAAGTTTTTGTAAAAATCTGGAAAAACATCGATTCGTATAACGAAAGCAAAGGACGATTTTATACTTGGATCCTTAATATTGCTAGGAATACTTCTATTGACACA comes from Flavobacterium sp. KACC 22761 and encodes:
- the tnpA gene encoding IS200/IS605 family transposase is translated as MATELRKGSHTVSRLTCHVVWVTKYRFKVLKGDIQKRCRELLIQICEAEGIEILKGVVSADHVHMHIEYAPKQNVSSILKSFKGRTSRKLQMEFPELHARYWGQHFWASGYGVWSTGNITDEMVNEYLEHHRRKDNDDDSNFILE
- the menD gene encoding 2-succinyl-5-enolpyruvyl-6-hydroxy-3-cyclohexene-1-carboxylic-acid synthase; translation: MIYPKIPLAQSIIEICSAKGITNIIISPGSRNAPLTIGFAQNPNFKCYSIADERCAAFFALGIAQQTKQPTAVVCTSGSALLNYYPAVAEAFYSQIPLIVISADRPQNKIDIGDGQTIRQENVFLNHSVFNANLTEEASVENDLKINKAIETSILQKGPVHINAPFEEPLYETVETLSVQSKITNSEEIIGTKTIENEAEFVSIWNKAKRKLVLVGVNEANTIDNAIIENLANDPSVVVLTETTSNLHHPHFVSSIDTLITPFDDADFKALEPEILITFGGMIVSKRIKGFLRKYKPKQHWHIDALRAYDTFGALTQHFVMKPNNFFTELFAKTEFTKSNYFSEIKKVYDLRKAKRNEYLQKIPFSDFKVFDEIIKSLPKNSQLQISNSSAIRYAQLIDIDESIEVFCNRGTSGIDGSTSTAIGAAVGSKKQGIFITGDISFLYDSNALWNSYIPKNFKIILINNGGGGIFRILPGHEEKPVFNTYFETSHQLTAEHLAKMYGFEYLKASDNKSLRENINTFYSQDNTPVLFEIFTPTAENDVILKQYFKELI
- a CDS encoding thioredoxin family protein, translated to MRLLYIVILFLSLQTVSSQNQFVPNDTPYKTALEKAKTEGKPLFIMLYADWCPHCNQMKKEVFSNPDVMAFLNENYVCIWKNIEKDEGITLKDKYKTKSLPTFLFLDSNETLLYALKGEMKTPEFMIEAKYALNSRMQLPYLEKEFMSDPSNSDKFFAYLSTLKKGKDRTELSPATHIYLKTQSDAQLVSETNWRIIANGVTDINSREFQYVLKHQKEFATVASQSRVDRKIESIVTELLRPYVDNLDTVNYFKQREVAKSIRLQKTDSLVFKFDLTLAERTEKWQFYKRVTLENTQKLVWNDAGFLKDIGQTYLKHINDTESLKKSIFWVKRSLEINDSYDGNLLIARLYNKIKDKTMALQYAKDAKVICTEMTWDPKEVDALITELNKK
- a CDS encoding glutathione peroxidase codes for the protein MKKIAFLMCSALFMVFAQTQAQSSNKKSKTEKNMAEGTIYQFKVEDLSGKTFDFASLKGKKVMIVNTASKCGLTPQYKDLEAVYKEYKDKNFVIVGFPANNFAGQEPGTNEEIATFCQLNYGVTFPMMDKVSVKGDDMCEVYKFLTQKSKNGVQDSEVEWNFQKYLINEKGQLVKVIKPKTLVTDAEVINWIKS
- a CDS encoding N-acetyltransferase family protein gives rise to the protein MEVTLRPATENDLQKILEIVNHSILHTTANYSYDIQTLEVQTKWFEDKKSKNLPIVVADLDGEVVGFGSYGQFREKIGYQYTVEHSVYVVDNVIGKGIGSKLLTELIRLAKEQGYHVMIGAIDADNAGSIAFHERFGFVATGTIREVGYKFDHWLDLVFMQLILK